One stretch of Prosthecobacter debontii DNA includes these proteins:
- the secG gene encoding preprotein translocase subunit SecG has translation MDILIGILTVVEVLVCLLLILVVLMQRPRQEGLGASFGDGMMSQIAGAQTTNVLQKFTVYLAVGLFILTLSLAMLVTRKQSSRANTQLFSAPAPAAVEAPKVEEKPAAPAPAAPAEAPKSGEAKPAVETSPPTKPLQEAVKKEAAPAAPAEKKAEAPAPAKQEEPKSAPAAPAPAPAPAVPAPTPAPAPAAPATTPAPAPAAPAAPATNP, from the coding sequence ATGGACATTTTGATTGGCATTCTCACGGTAGTCGAAGTCCTCGTCTGCCTTCTCCTCATCCTCGTCGTTCTCATGCAGCGTCCGCGGCAAGAAGGCCTTGGTGCATCTTTCGGAGATGGCATGATGTCTCAAATCGCCGGAGCGCAAACCACCAACGTGCTTCAGAAGTTCACGGTGTATTTGGCAGTGGGCCTGTTCATCTTGACCCTGAGCTTGGCCATGCTGGTGACACGCAAACAATCCTCCCGCGCTAACACGCAACTTTTCTCCGCCCCTGCCCCAGCCGCCGTGGAAGCCCCCAAAGTGGAAGAAAAACCTGCCGCTCCTGCTCCAGCAGCCCCTGCTGAGGCGCCCAAGTCTGGCGAGGCCAAGCCTGCTGTGGAAACCAGTCCGCCCACTAAGCCCCTCCAGGAAGCCGTGAAAAAGGAAGCTGCCCCAGCCGCTCCTGCGGAGAAAAAGGCGGAAGCACCAGCTCCTGCTAAGCAAGAAGAGCCTAAGTCCGCTCCGGCGGCACCTGCCCCAGCCCCCGCACCAGCAGTTCCGGCCCCGACTCCAGCTCCAGCGCCAGCCGCCCCTGCGACGACACCCGCTCCTGCTCCAGCGGCCCCTGCAGCACCTGCCACCAACCCTTAA